The following coding sequences are from one Arthrobacter crystallopoietes window:
- the secE gene encoding preprotein translocase subunit SecE codes for MTETAANSSKGRPSGRKSDKRGFFGKIVLFVRQVIGELKKVVTPTRKELLNYTLVVIAFVVIMMLIVTVLDLAFGQGSLYIFGDGAPER; via the coding sequence TTGACCGAAACGGCTGCCAACAGCTCCAAGGGACGCCCCTCAGGCAGGAAGTCCGACAAGCGCGGATTCTTCGGCAAGATCGTCCTTTTTGTCCGCCAGGTAATCGGTGAGCTGAAAAAGGTGGTCACACCCACCCGCAAGGAACTGCTGAATTACACCCTCGTGGTGATTGCCTTCGTGGTCATCATGATGCTGATCGTGACAGTTTTGGATCTGGCTTTCGGCCAGGGCTCGCTCTACATCTTCGGTGACGGAGCGCCCGAACGGTAG
- the nusG gene encoding transcription termination/antitermination protein NusG gives MSEQELESQTTEETADLEAEDQATETGADQAPASDVPGEVSEETEPADEATVETAPAEGEEPAEGEELADADAEEASAVEPAAAPEEDPVEAFRAKLRRQEGDWYVIHSYAGYENRVKVNLETRIQTLNMEDYIFEIQVPMEEVVEIKNTTRKIVNRVRIPGYVLVRMELTDASWGAVRHTPGVTGFVGNAHNPVPLSLNEVFSMLEHTVTAGKTEGGKPSKAAQPSAPITVDFEVGESVTVNDGPFETLPATISEIKPESQQLVVLVTIFERETPVTLSFNQVTKIQ, from the coding sequence GTGTCCGAGCAGGAACTCGAGTCGCAGACCACCGAGGAAACCGCTGATCTGGAAGCCGAGGATCAGGCTACTGAGACCGGTGCCGATCAGGCACCGGCTTCCGACGTTCCCGGGGAAGTTTCCGAGGAAACGGAACCGGCCGACGAAGCAACCGTTGAAACCGCACCGGCCGAAGGCGAAGAGCCGGCCGAAGGCGAAGAGCTTGCCGACGCCGACGCAGAGGAAGCTTCCGCAGTGGAGCCCGCCGCAGCCCCTGAAGAGGATCCGGTCGAGGCGTTCCGCGCCAAGCTGCGCCGCCAGGAGGGTGACTGGTACGTCATCCACTCGTACGCCGGCTACGAAAACCGTGTGAAGGTCAACCTGGAGACCCGTATCCAGACCCTGAACATGGAGGACTACATCTTCGAGATCCAGGTCCCCATGGAAGAGGTCGTGGAGATCAAGAACACCACGCGCAAGATCGTCAACCGCGTGCGCATCCCCGGCTATGTGCTGGTCCGCATGGAACTGACGGATGCTTCGTGGGGCGCCGTGCGCCACACTCCCGGTGTGACCGGCTTTGTCGGCAACGCCCACAACCCGGTTCCGCTGAGCCTGAACGAAGTGTTCTCCATGCTGGAGCACACCGTCACCGCCGGCAAGACCGAGGGTGGCAAGCCCTCCAAGGCTGCACAGCCTTCGGCCCCGATCACGGTGGACTTCGAGGTCGGCGAATCGGTCACGGTCAATGACGGCCCGTTCGAGACCTTGCCTGCCACGATCTCCGAGATCAAGCCGGAATCCCAGCAGCTGGTGGTTCTGGTGACCATCTTCGAGCGCGAGACTCCGGTTACGCTCTCGTTCAACCAGGTCACCAAGATCCAGTAG